Part of the Pelorhabdus rhamnosifermentans genome, GAGAAAGGGGAAGGAGATAAAGAAGTCTTATCTCTTTCCGTATCTTTATCTAATTGTTACTTTACATCTTGAATTGTTTGAATTATCAAGTTTATCGGTAATTAAAAATATTCATAACGAAAAGGGGGAAACAACATGACAACACAAGAACCTTCAGCATGGAAAAAAACAATTATTGCTGCTATGACGAGTTATATTGATGCTGGTTCTATTGTAGCTGGAGCTGCTGGCTTGAGTTTATGGCAAAAGTATCTAGGGATGGATGGGACCCAGTTGGGGCTTTTGGGGGCATTGAGTTCAAATGCGGGCTCCGCTGCTGTGGGGGCATTAATTGGCGGCCGCCTTTGTGATAAATATGGGCGCAAATTTGTTTATACCTATGATTTGCTTGTTTATATTATCGGGATGTTGTTCATTGTATTTGGCGTGAACTACGCGATGCTCTTAGGCGGCTATATTATTGTAGGCTTGGGTGTGGGTGCTGATGTCGTGGCATCGTGGACCATGATTGCGGAAGAAGCTCCAGCAAAAAATAGGGCAAAACATTGTGGTTCCGCTCAGTTTGCCTGGGCGCTTGGGCCGGCGGTCGTTTTGATCTTAGCGGTTTTAGTAAATGATTTAGGTTTATTGGGAAACCGTCTTATCTTTGGACACTTGATTCTTGTTGCAGCCTGGGTTTGGTATCAGCGGCTGCAGATGCCCGAGTCTAAAGATTGGCAGGAGGCAAAGGAAAAAGAAAATGAATTGATTGCCGAAGGACGTGTGGAGAAGACATCATATAGTGTGTTGTTTAGCGGAATTAATTTTAAAACCGTATTATTTCTTTGTGGGGTTTATTCTATCTGGAATTTATGTGCAAGCACCTGGGGATTTTTTATGCCTTATATCTTTGAACATGTTGGCAATCTTTCCAATGCGACAAGCAATGCTTTACAGGTTGGTTCGTTTGTGATGTCAATTTTAGCAACGTTTTTTATCTTTATGGGCCTGGGCGATCGTGTAAGCCGTCGACTTATGTATTTTGTCATTGGAGGGATTTATGTTCTTGCCTGGTCTATGTGGCTCTTGCCGCCGGAATCAATGACAATGGGAATGGTTTTTGCCTTTACGGCATTTGCTGGGATTAATAACGGATCAGGTCAGCAAGCCTTTTATCAGCTTTGGTGCAGCGAACTTTTTCCTTCACGTTATCGTGCGACGGCGCAGGGCTTTACCTTCTTTGTTACGCGATTTGCCGCTGCAGTCTGGGCATTTGCTTTCCCGATTATCATGGAAAGTTTAGGCTTCAAATATGCTGTTATGCTTATGGTCATTTTCGCTGCGGTTAGCCTGCTCATTGGGACAATTGGAGCACCGGATACGCGCGGTAAGACGCTTGAACAGATCGAAGAAGAACGTTATGGGACAAAATCTTCGGCAGGATTATATGTTGGTGCGAAATAAAGAAGAGCATAAAGGGGATTGTAAAATTATGGAAAGGTTTGCCTGGAAGGCGATTGTTCATGAAGGGAAAATTGCGGAATATAAAAAGCGTCATGATGAAATTTGGCCAGAAATGAAGCAGGTCCTGAAAGACTCTGGCATTTGCAATTATTCCATTTGGAATATTGGCAACGAAGTGTTTGGCTATTTTGAGTGTGAAAAAGGCGTGGTGTTTGCGGAAAAGCATCAAGCGGAAAGTCAGATTGTCGGGAAGTGGAATGAATATATGAAAGACGTTATGACAATGGTCATGGACCCGGAGACGGGAGCGCAGCCAAAAATGAGAGAAGTATTCTATTTGAAATAGTAAATATCTTAAAAATTTCAGCCATTCGGTGAAAGACGCAAAATCACAGGTTTCAGTGAAGGCTGTCTTATCGAACTTGGAATGTTCAGCGAGCAAGATGGATTCTATTAAGCATAATAAAAATATGAAAGAGGGGACCTGTTATGATTAATCGTATTGTGTTAAATGAAATGTCTTATTTTGGACCGGGTGCTATTCGTGTCATTCCCGAAGAAGTGGTAACAAGAGGGTTCACGAAAGCTCTTGTGGTAACAGATAAGGATTTATTAAAGTTTCATGTTGCACAAAAGGTTATTCAAGTACTTGAAAATGCCGGAATATCTTATGAAATTTATGACAATGTAAAGCCCAATCCAACTATCGAGAATATTCAAAGTGGTGTTAGAAAATTTGCTGATTCCAAAGCGGATTTTATTCTCGCCATTGGGGGGGGATCTTCCATTGATACAGGCAAGGGAATTGGTATTGTCACCAATAATCCAGAGTTTGCAGATGTAAAATCCCTTGAAGGAGTAGCTGCTACTAAAAATAAGAGTGTACCGATTATTGCTGTTCCAACTACTGCGGGTACAGCAGCCGAAGTTACGATTAATTATGTCGTCACTGATGAACATGCAGTAAAAAAAATGGTTTGTGTTGACCCGAAAGATATTCCCGTGTTGGCTGTCATTGATCCGGAAATGATGATGTCCATGCCAAAAGGGCTTACTGCTGCAACGGGTATGGATGCCCTTACTCATGCCATTGAAGGTTATTTGACAAAAGGGGCATGGGTATTGACAGATATGGTTGAGTTGCAGGCCATGGAACTCATTGCCAAACATCTTGAGAAAGCTGTTTTT contains:
- a CDS encoding MFS transporter, which codes for MTTQEPSAWKKTIIAAMTSYIDAGSIVAGAAGLSLWQKYLGMDGTQLGLLGALSSNAGSAAVGALIGGRLCDKYGRKFVYTYDLLVYIIGMLFIVFGVNYAMLLGGYIIVGLGVGADVVASWTMIAEEAPAKNRAKHCGSAQFAWALGPAVVLILAVLVNDLGLLGNRLIFGHLILVAAWVWYQRLQMPESKDWQEAKEKENELIAEGRVEKTSYSVLFSGINFKTVLFLCGVYSIWNLCASTWGFFMPYIFEHVGNLSNATSNALQVGSFVMSILATFFIFMGLGDRVSRRLMYFVIGGIYVLAWSMWLLPPESMTMGMVFAFTAFAGINNGSGQQAFYQLWCSELFPSRYRATAQGFTFFVTRFAAAVWAFAFPIIMESLGFKYAVMLMVIFAAVSLLIGTIGAPDTRGKTLEQIEEERYGTKSSAGLYVGAK
- a CDS encoding L-rhamnose mutarotase; amino-acid sequence: MERFAWKAIVHEGKIAEYKKRHDEIWPEMKQVLKDSGICNYSIWNIGNEVFGYFECEKGVVFAEKHQAESQIVGKWNEYMKDVMTMVMDPETGAQPKMREVFYLK
- the fucO gene encoding lactaldehyde reductase, whose protein sequence is MINRIVLNEMSYFGPGAIRVIPEEVVTRGFTKALVVTDKDLLKFHVAQKVIQVLENAGISYEIYDNVKPNPTIENIQSGVRKFADSKADFILAIGGGSSIDTGKGIGIVTNNPEFADVKSLEGVAATKNKSVPIIAVPTTAGTAAEVTINYVVTDEHAVKKMVCVDPKDIPVLAVIDPEMMMSMPKGLTAATGMDALTHAIEGYLTKGAWVLTDMVELQAMELIAKHLEKAVFSPQNIEARDGMGTAQYIAGMGFSNVGLGIVHSMAHSLGAIYDTPHGVANALLLPYVMEYNAPATGEKYREIARKMGIKDVDNMNSAEYRQAAIQAVVTLSRNVEIPQKLVDIGVKEEDLPKLAKLAYQDVCTPGNPRDTSEAEILGIYQKAYK